Below is a window of Impatiens glandulifera chromosome 2, dImpGla2.1, whole genome shotgun sequence DNA.
tgttgtgttttttttccttaattaaatatgccctaatgggctttattaatttgttaggcccagctgccaaatgagctgacccaacaaatctcccccgtcagcgcaacttcgcgggctccaataaacccgctctctcccgacaatcttcaaacttgtccttaggcaaggatttcgtaaatatatcggcaccattctcacttgtatgaatcttctccaagttcagctcttttgcctcaagcacatcacgtatccaatgatatctcacgtcgatgtgtttggatctcaaatgaaaagctgaattctttgagagatgaatggcactttgactgtcgcaaaacaaagtaaacttctcttgcttttggcccaactcttgtaggaacttcttcatccataacacctctttacatgcctcagtagctgcaatatactcagcttctgtagtagacaaaacaacacacttttgtaaccttgactgccacgaaacagcaccgcctgtaaaggtaaccaaaaaacctgatacagattttcttgaatcaacatcacccgccatatcagaatctgtaaagccttccaaaataagagtatcacttccgaaacataaacgtgctttcgaagagcctcgaagatatctgagaatccacttaacagccaaccaatgttcttctccaGGGCTGGAGAggtaccgactaacaacaccaactgcgtgtgctatgtccggtcttgtacataccatggcatacataagactaccaactgcagaggcataaggtacattcttcatttcatctttctctttctcacttgtaggacattgtttagaactcaacttgaaatgacctgcaagtggaactgaaaccggttttgcatttttcattgcaaacctctcaagtactttctcaatgtacttctcctgtgatagccaaagtgttctgttctttctgtctcttgtgatttccatgcctaggatatgcttcactgaacccaaatccttcatcgcaaaagacttgttcaactcccttttgagcttctcaattttcgcaatatcttgcccaacaatcagcatatcatcaacatagagcagaagaataacataatcatcaacaccgtatcttttgatgaaaacacaatgatcagaagtagtcttactgtacccatttgcttccatgaaggagtcaaatttcctgtaccattgtctagggGCTTGTttgagcccatacaagcttttcctcaacctgcagacaaaatcttctttacctttaactttaaaaccctcaggttgttccatatagatctcttcctccaagtcaccatggagaaatgcagtcttcacatccagttgttcaatttccaaatcttgactagcagccaatgctaacacaactctgatggatgacctcttcacaactggtgagaagatctcttcaaaatcaatcctctttttctgtccaaagcccttcataaccagtcttgctttgtatcgaggttgtgagctattctcttggtgcttcaacttgaatacccacttgttcttcaaagtcttctttccttttggaagtttcaccaagtcataagtttcgttctcttgcaaggaatttatctcttcttgcattgccaccgaccacttgttcttgttttcatgagacaatgcttcttgataggtttctggttctcccctgtcagtcaacatcacatactcattgggaggatacctactagaaggttgtcgctgcctactagatcttctaatatactgatcatcaggtggctctagagaactatcatcatcttgttcagcttcctctgttggctcaACATCAACTAaaggagtctcatcaacctcaacttgggcattctccacatcattgggctgtgattgatgtgtacgaatcctaccattgtcAGACAATTCATTCTCTGTAGACTTCggcttttcctttttctcaaagtcttcaatggtctgatcttcaaagaataccacatctctacttctaatgagtttcttgttaaccggatcccaacatcggtacccaaattctccgtgaccatacccaataaagatacactgtctcgtcttgctatcaagcttagctctctcatctcgaggaacatgaacaaacactttacaaccaaaaactctcaagtgatcataagagacgtctttacctctccaaactctttctggaatgtcgccatctaaaggagttgagggtgaaaggtttatcagatcaaccgctgtcttcattgcttctccccaaaaggattttggaaacttagcatgagacaacatacacaaaattctctcattgatagacctgttcatcctctctgcaactctattctgttgaggtgtttttggcacagtcttcataagcttgatcccatgaattttacagtattccacaaatggtcctCTATATTTGCCACCATTGTCCGAACGAACatatttcaacttcttcccagtttctctctccacttcagattgaaacaacttgaagtaatccaatgcttgatccttagtcttcaagcaatatgcccacaccttccttgagcaatcatcaataaaagtgatgtaataatgagcaccacctaaagtcaaggaatccataaaacatatgtctgtgtgaaccatatctaggatattgggcttcctagatggagagaaacttttgaaggaaactctatgttgcttaccaactaagcaatctgtgcatgtcttcaaatctgtggactttaagccctgGAGATCaattgtcttggagagaacttgcatgccattctgacttaagtgaccaagtctcttatgccaaagttgtgctgaacaatcattaactgcatttgcttcttccccgtaagacttagtctctgtcacataaagagaaccgaccttctttcctttagctatcaccaaagatcccttagtgagtttccattttccttcaccaaagtaactatgataaccctcatcatcaagaataccagtagagatcaaattcatcagaatatcaggaacatgtcgaacattcttcaaaagtagcttgcacgaagtgttagtatccaaacagacatctccttttccaacaatcttacacgtaacatggtttcccaacatcactgaaccaaactgtccactagtgtaagaagaaaatatatcacaacgattggtgacatgataagaagcacctgagtctaccacccattgtgtatcttgagaaacaaggttgatactatcattgttgtaaacaatatcgatgtcgttaccacccacatctgcaaccttactacttccatcttgcttattatccttttgttcccgcttcaaagatctgcactgatacttcttgtgtcctggcttgccacaatgataacatgtaatctcttttctcgagctggatgttccccgtgacctgtCTGAATTGCAActgcgattctttggagttttacttttacttctaccccttttctcagtcacgaacacctgacttagagtcgagaagccctgttcttttcttctagcctcttcattcagcacgctctctttcatcattttcaaagtgagcttaccttgtggaacagaattggtaattgaaaccacaagtgtttcccaactatcaggcagagaattaatcaaacacatagcatgaagctcatcatcaaatttcatttctatcgcagccaactcatttagaatcccctgaaaagcatttagatgctcagacatagaagactcatcttgatatttcaacgagcaaagcttcctaaatagaaatgctctgttttgagtgttgttcttctcatacagttcactcaaaatagtccacaccttataagcattaacttcagtagccacatgctgatacacactgttgtcaacccattgcctgattttaccaactgcctttctgttcagcttcttccaatctccatctgtcatagcctctggtttgcctttatcacccaaaatagtgtcttcataatcataattacacaataagtcctccatccgtgacttccagattgtgtaattggtagctgtgagtttgatcatcgttccattactgctcaacgattcttccatttgaattatacaagaatcaccaccaaacgaactcagctctgataccacttgttggagaaatcgaataatagcacctgtttagcaattcagaaataaacaagctacaacaaggcctaacaattctttttcccttttgtgtaatcaaataggcagccaaaacaattgagcatcaaacaatcaaaaacagagagcaggacaccaaaattttacgtggaaaacccaaattaggtaaaaaccacgggacacttcggacacttaaatcatccactatatcaaatgggtatacaatgtagttcaatacaagcctagaggtaatctaacaaaagttatcaattaacctcatcctaacttgtcattcacatacattatcatcatcattaaagatggctaaccaaatggaaaagagataaaggaaatcaaaAAAAGAACCTGCTGCTTTaatggaggaattgctgcttcaatggaggaagaactgctggaagagagagagagaaaaaccaatctaaaaacagttgtgtttttttttccttaattaaatatgccctaatgggctttattaatttgttaggcccagctgccaaatgagctgacccaacaagtTACCATAATATCCCTTTGGTAGTTTTGGATGATCTAAGCGATCTCTCAACCCCACCATCATGACAAATACCGTTTTGTCATCTGGGTTAAACTCCAAAGCTTTGAATCTCGATCTCCAAATGTAAGAGCTTAGTGCCTCGAATGTGGTGACGTCGTCTCCTATTTCTGTCGCTAATTCAAGCTTTAGCCTCTTTATTCCGTCGCTAGATATATTGACGCATTCATTTATCAACTCAGAGGAAAGATGCTGGGATTCTGGCAAATTGTTTGgctgagaattattattattattattattattacccaTCTCCTTCTCCTCATCTGGCATAATACTTACTATCAGCATTTCCCTTTCCCAAGCAGGAATCACCGACGGTTCAACCTTCCCGCCGGCCATTTCGGCCAACGCTTTAAAAAACTGAGCAGCTCCAAACACGTCAACAATAGAGTGCAATATGCTCATCCCGACGATGAATCCGCCGCAGGGGAACACAGTTACTTGGAGACGGAGAGGGTGGTATGGTTCTTGATCCTTATTGATGGGCGGCTggttataaaatatgaaatcttTGAATACCGACGTAATCTCTCCATCCATATAATTAAGAGATTTCAGATCGCAATCCAGTACGGCTGCCTCAAGGAACGGGACTCCAATATCTTCTTCATCCGAGTTGAACGTTATGCGAAGGCTTCGGTCAGGGTCGTACCTCATGATTTTTCCGGCGAGAGGGTAGTAAAACACGAGAGTTCTAGCCAGACCCTGTTTCAGAACAGAAACAGGATCGGGGCAATTACTATTGGGAGGGGCCACAGCGATCGGACGATAAACATAGAGGGTGTGCGTGAAATTCTCGAGGGCGGTATAATTGTCAATCGTTGAGAGAAAAATGTCGTGACGAGGTATGGGTGCAGAGGGTTTCACCAAAAGAGGTTCCTTTCTCATCACGCAGAAAGAAGTTGAAATGGGTTCAGAGGGTTTCACCAAAAGAGGTTCCTTCCTCACCTCGCAAAAAGAAGTTGGTTCATGAGTAGTACTGGCCATGGATGAAGATCGTGCTGAAACTCGATCAGTTTAATTATACAAAGATTGTAGTGGAATTGATGAGTTGGCGGCTATTGCTATATTGCCTTGGAATCTAGCTATTTATAATCCAACTAATGGTAGGTGAGAtctaatttttctatttattgtaaaaattaaaacaatttgttGGGTCTCGGTTTTTGTTCTaacttttttgtttgttaaaactTATTCAAATGTTTATTTAGACACAACAAATAAAAGTGAGCTAACAATCACACTAGTACAAACCAACCATTGAGAAATAGCAACCATTCCTATAGAAATTAGACCAAACATTCAAATCAAagtcataatttattaaaaaatattaagaaaaacattttaaatttttaatacttcaaatttattaaatttttagacTTACCTTCATTCTTGGCATTTGGACCCAATCAACCGCAGTCCTAGTGACCTTTGAAAGTTTTAGAGTCTCTTAGCAATGGataaaagtttaaacataaagaaatcataaaaatacatatcttataaaaaaaaatgtgccaaaaaacAAGCCACgagaaaagataaaaataatcaaataaattggtACAAGAACTTGGGTGTTGTCTCGTGCATTTCTTTACTCGTGCATTTCTTTACAAATTTGGCTTGTTAAGAAATCATTGGATTAAATTAACTCTAGATGAAAATTTGACGTttcttcaatattattttaagtcgtacatttttattattatttttcttagaaCACTGTGTTCCGTTTCTCTTATGAAGTGCGACTAATTCCCGcgtgttaaacatataattcacaaacacacttaaccatttaaccagatGCAGAACTTACCGCTTCTCCTATAGGTCATACATTTACGACCTATAGTATTATAGTATTTCATTTGTGACTTGAACGTTAAACCCTATACCCATGACACCGTAGATCTCCGCCTTTGTCTCCTCGCTAACTACGCCTTAGAATGCTAATTTTTTCTCCTCGTTAATAGTTAAACCTATAACATCAGAAAAGAAATCATGTAAACCCTTTACGGTTTCAATGAAATCGACGTCTGCATGTACTAGAATGAACATGTCATCGACAAAGTATAAGTGGGTAATCTTTTCATCCTCATAGAAGGTGTGGTAGTTATATGGTCGATTCTTTCGGAATGTCTTAAAGACGCTCTCAAAGATCTCTAGAATAACGACGGAAAAATATGAAGAGAGGGGGGCCCTGCCTCACTCCTCTTTCTCCCGTGAAGTTACCTCCATGAATCTCGTTGACGCTAACTAAAAAATAAGAGGTAGAAATGCATTGCAAGATCCAATCTATATAAATCATCGGAAAACCAAATACTATAAAATCATGGATGGTTTCCCATCTCTGATATCAATTTCGAAAGTTACCCTCGGGGATACATTTCTTCTCCCGTAACCTTTAAGAAGGTCTGCATAAGTAAAATATTGTGAGAAATAGTTtgaccggggatgaatgcataCTGACTTAGACTAACTATCTTAGCAATG
It encodes the following:
- the LOC124925004 gene encoding spermidine coumaroyl-CoA acyltransferase-like, whose amino-acid sequence is MASTTHEPTSFCEVRKEPLLVKPSEPISTSFCVMRKEPLLVKPSAPIPRHDIFLSTIDNYTALENFTHTLYVYRPIAVAPPNSNCPDPVSVLKQGLARTLVFYYPLAGKIMRYDPDRSLRITFNSDEEDIGVPFLEAAVLDCDLKSLNYMDGEITSVFKDFIFYNQPPINKDQEPYHPLRLQVTVFPCGGFIVGMSILHSIVDVFGAAQFFKALAEMAGGKVEPSVIPAWEREMLIVSIMPDEEKEMGNNNNNNNNSQPNNLPESQHLSSELINECVNISSDGIKRLKLELATEIGDDVTTFEALSSYIWRSRFKALEFNPDDKTVFVMMVGLRDRLDHPKLPKGYYGRDLVEGPLSKMVKLIKETKNICSQPEFIRRSLSSSERT